In Oscillatoria acuminata PCC 6304, a single window of DNA contains:
- a CDS encoding PHP domain-containing protein: MTLLVSQQSISTQPAAQNKAALGRVFQALNPDSCPTTYNFHLHTVCSDGKLRPEEVMEQAISIGLKGLAITDHQSVRGYYAAQRWLDEWWINHSDLYQSDKTVAELPQAPQLWTGVEINAGLLDAEVHILGYAFNPEHPRMQPYLQSQVVTGPDYQASEVIHAIQAAGGLAVLAHPARYAKRSPADLIPEAASLGIDGIETYYAYKNPNPWKPSPKQTAKVYELGATYGLLNTCGTDTHGSNMLLRL, encoded by the coding sequence ATGACGCTCTTAGTCTCTCAACAGTCTATTTCAACTCAGCCTGCCGCACAGAATAAAGCGGCGCTCGGTCGCGTGTTTCAGGCGCTCAACCCTGATAGTTGCCCGACTACTTACAATTTTCACCTCCATACCGTCTGTTCCGATGGCAAGTTACGCCCGGAAGAAGTGATGGAACAAGCCATCTCTATTGGTCTCAAAGGGCTGGCAATTACGGATCATCAGAGTGTCCGAGGCTACTACGCCGCTCAACGCTGGTTAGATGAATGGTGGATTAACCATTCCGACTTATATCAAAGCGACAAAACTGTTGCGGAACTGCCTCAAGCACCCCAACTCTGGACTGGGGTGGAAATTAATGCGGGTCTCCTGGATGCGGAGGTTCATATTCTGGGATATGCCTTCAATCCAGAACATCCTCGGATGCAACCCTATCTTCAAAGTCAGGTGGTCACGGGTCCCGATTATCAAGCATCTGAAGTGATTCATGCCATTCAAGCTGCCGGTGGATTGGCGGTTTTAGCTCACCCGGCGCGGTATGCCAAGCGATCGCCTGCGGACCTGATTCCCGAAGCCGCCTCTTTGGGCATTGATGGCATCGAAACCTATTATGCCTACAAAAACCCAAACCCTTGGAAACCCAGTCCCAAGCAAACCGCCAAAGTTTATGAGTTAGGTGCCACCTACGGATTATTAAATACCTGTGGCACCGATACCCACGGCTCTAATATGCTCTTACGTCTGTGA